From Aquipuribacter sp. SD81, a single genomic window includes:
- a CDS encoding nucleoside hydrolase has translation MLPVVLDVDTGVDDALALLYAVAEPRLDLRAVTCVGGNTDLPDVLANTTAVLAVAGATGVPVHAGEPHPTSGPAVEVGERWHGADGLMGLRPAAADLEGLERPAVSAEHAVEAVARLATTGGPPLVLVPLGPQTTVAELVCRHPEAVAALDRIHFMGGGGTGGNITPAAEFNVHHDPAAADTVVRSGARVVMYGLEVFEEVRVAEADVRRLESAGGRACRLAARLLRASAAKQGLAEGTLGDAGAVAALARPDLATSVRRPVAVHVGDGPARGATVVDRRAHGGPPGEGFYDVDVVERVDAAALAGHVVDVLLARYG, from the coding sequence GTGCTGCCCGTCGTGCTCGACGTCGACACCGGCGTCGACGACGCCCTCGCCCTGCTGTACGCCGTCGCCGAGCCGCGCCTGGACCTGCGGGCGGTCACGTGCGTCGGCGGGAACACCGACCTGCCCGACGTGCTCGCCAACACCACCGCCGTCCTCGCGGTCGCGGGTGCGACCGGCGTCCCCGTCCACGCCGGTGAGCCCCACCCGACGAGCGGCCCGGCGGTGGAGGTGGGGGAGCGCTGGCACGGTGCGGACGGGCTGATGGGGCTGCGGCCCGCCGCCGCCGACCTCGAGGGCCTCGAGCGACCCGCCGTCTCGGCGGAGCACGCCGTCGAGGCCGTCGCGCGCCTCGCCACGACCGGCGGCCCGCCCCTCGTCCTCGTGCCGCTGGGGCCGCAGACGACGGTCGCGGAGCTCGTCTGCCGTCACCCCGAGGCCGTCGCGGCGCTGGACCGCATCCACTTCATGGGTGGCGGCGGCACGGGCGGCAACATCACCCCGGCCGCGGAGTTCAACGTCCACCACGACCCGGCCGCCGCCGACACGGTCGTGCGCAGCGGCGCCCGGGTCGTCATGTACGGCCTGGAGGTGTTCGAGGAGGTGCGGGTGGCCGAGGCCGACGTCCGCCGGCTGGAGTCGGCCGGGGGCCGCGCGTGCCGGCTCGCGGCGCGGCTGCTGCGCGCGAGCGCCGCGAAGCAGGGCCTCGCCGAGGGCACGCTCGGCGACGCCGGGGCCGTGGCCGCGCTCGCGCGACCCGACCTGGCCACGTCCGTGCGGCGGCCGGTGGCGGTCCACGTGGGCGACGGACCGGCGCGCGGCGCCACGGTCGTCGACCGCCGCGCCCACGGCGGGCCGCCGGGGGAGGGCTTCTACGACGTCGACGTCGTCGAGCGGGTGGACGCGGCCGCTCTCGCCGGGCACGTGGTCGACGTGCTGCTGGCCCGCTACGGCTGA
- a CDS encoding LLM class F420-dependent oxidoreductase has translation MELRVFTEPQQGASYDDLLAVARTAEECGYGAFFRSDHYLAMGDGDGLPGPTDAWVTLAGLARETSTIRLGTLVTAATFRHPGPLAISVAQVDRMSGGRVELGLGSGWFAREHEAYGLDFPPLGERFDRYEEQLAVVTGLFRTPVGATFSYEGEHYRLVDSPALPKPAQERLPVIIGGGGKARTPRLAARYADEFNLPFASLEDARAQFDRVRAACEAVDRDPATMTFSAALTVCVGSDEETVRRRAAAIGKDPDGLRAGGVAGAPDEAVATLRRWAGIGCERVYVQFLDVHDLDHVREVAEAVLPHVR, from the coding sequence ATGGAGCTGCGCGTGTTCACCGAGCCCCAGCAGGGGGCCTCCTACGACGACCTCCTCGCCGTCGCCCGGACCGCGGAGGAGTGCGGCTACGGCGCGTTCTTCCGCTCCGACCACTACCTCGCGATGGGCGACGGCGACGGCCTGCCCGGGCCCACCGACGCGTGGGTGACGCTCGCCGGGCTCGCGCGCGAGACGAGCACCATCCGCCTCGGCACTCTCGTGACGGCGGCGACCTTCCGCCACCCCGGGCCGCTCGCGATCTCCGTCGCGCAGGTCGACCGGATGTCCGGCGGCCGGGTCGAGCTCGGGCTCGGCTCGGGCTGGTTCGCGCGCGAGCACGAGGCGTACGGCCTCGACTTCCCGCCGCTCGGGGAGCGCTTCGACCGCTACGAGGAGCAGCTCGCGGTCGTGACAGGCCTGTTCCGCACGCCCGTCGGGGCGACGTTCTCCTACGAGGGCGAGCACTACCGCCTCGTCGACAGCCCGGCCCTGCCCAAGCCGGCGCAGGAGCGGCTGCCCGTGATCATCGGTGGCGGCGGCAAGGCGCGGACGCCGCGCCTCGCGGCCCGCTACGCCGACGAGTTCAACCTGCCGTTCGCGTCGCTCGAGGACGCGCGGGCCCAGTTCGACCGGGTGCGCGCCGCGTGCGAGGCCGTCGACCGCGACCCGGCGACCATGACGTTCTCGGCGGCCCTGACGGTGTGCGTCGGCTCCGACGAGGAGACGGTGCGTCGACGGGCCGCCGCCATCGGCAAGGACCCGGACGGGCTGCGCGCGGGCGGCGTCGCCGGCGCGCCGGACGAGGCGGTCGCGACGCTCCGGCGGTGGGCCGGGATCGGCTGCGAGCGGGTGTACGTGCAGTTCCTCGACGTGCACGACCTCGACCACGTCCGCGAGGTCGCCGAGGCCGTCCTGCCGCACGTCCGGTGA
- the lipA gene encoding lipoyl synthase, producing MTVAPEGRRMLRVEARNASVPIEKKPSWIKTRVRTGPEYTALQKLVKDEGLHTVCQEAGCPNIFECWEDREATFLIGGGQCTRRCDFCQIDTGRPEPLDRDEPRRVAESVQRMGLRYATVTGVARDDQPDGGAWLYAETIRQIHALNADTGVEILVPDFNGVPELLQQVFDAAPEVFAHNVETVPRIFKQIRPAFRYERSLDVLTQGRDAGLVTKSNLILGMGETREEVSQALVDLHEAGTDLITITQYLRPTPRHHPVERWVKPEEFVELEAEAREVGFLGVMSGPLVRSSYRAGRLYREAVAAKAERAEVA from the coding sequence GTGACAGTCGCTCCCGAAGGTCGCCGCATGCTGCGGGTCGAGGCGCGCAACGCCTCCGTCCCCATCGAGAAGAAGCCGTCGTGGATCAAGACCCGCGTGCGGACCGGGCCCGAGTACACGGCCCTGCAGAAGCTCGTGAAGGACGAGGGCCTGCACACCGTGTGCCAGGAGGCGGGCTGCCCCAACATCTTCGAGTGCTGGGAGGACCGCGAGGCGACGTTCCTCATCGGCGGCGGGCAGTGCACGCGGCGCTGCGACTTCTGCCAGATCGACACCGGCCGGCCCGAGCCGCTGGACCGCGACGAGCCGCGGCGCGTGGCCGAGAGCGTGCAGCGGATGGGCCTGCGCTACGCCACCGTCACCGGCGTCGCCCGTGACGACCAGCCCGACGGCGGCGCCTGGCTGTACGCGGAGACCATCCGGCAGATCCACGCCCTCAACGCCGACACCGGCGTGGAGATCCTCGTCCCGGACTTCAACGGGGTGCCCGAGCTGCTGCAGCAGGTCTTCGACGCCGCCCCCGAGGTGTTCGCCCACAACGTCGAGACGGTCCCGCGGATCTTCAAGCAGATCCGCCCGGCCTTCCGGTACGAGCGGTCCCTCGACGTCCTCACCCAGGGCCGCGACGCCGGGCTGGTGACGAAGTCGAACCTCATCCTCGGCATGGGCGAGACCCGCGAGGAGGTGTCGCAGGCGCTCGTCGACCTCCACGAGGCCGGCACCGACCTCATCACCATCACCCAGTACCTGCGCCCGACGCCGCGGCACCACCCCGTCGAGCGCTGGGTGAAGCCGGAGGAGTTCGTCGAGCTCGAGGCCGAGGCGCGCGAGGTCGGCTTCCTCGGCGTCATGTCCGGGCCGCTCGTGCGGTCCAGCTACCGCGCCGGGCGCCTGTACCGCGAGGCGGTCGCGGCGAAGGCGGAGCGCGCCGAGGTCGCCTGA
- a CDS encoding VWA domain-containing protein has product MHRSVLAPAALAALSLLVGSVPAASAVGAPSSSEAPEVVVVLDSSGSMAEADAGGGQTRMDAAKQAVTELARSTPEGTRLGLRTYGDGVDSEAPGSCEDTTLRVPVGPVDADAVAAEVADLAPRGDTPIGTALLAAAEDFTGDAAQTVVLVSDGEPTCDPDPCPVAADLAARGIDLRIDVVGFRVDAEAREVLQCVADAGGGTYVDAADAAELSAALDTSALRGFRVYRPEGTPVEGALEATGAPLVEEGQYLDEIRSDEPRYYTVEVPRGWTVRAGATITRGDDPQRRGVRGMLVTSVLAPGEEPQCASSIDFPDNARGSAPLSGGVLSGPDALRVQAPETCLAGGPLLVRVEWTGTDQPVALPMELVISLEPPVRGSEGLGEAGDRTTVFPEPPAVPDPVAVDGGPSFNDATELRPGAWSDSMRRGETVYYRVRVGWGQQLALRVDFPRQPPDSALRDSLRAGTYANVLVFDENRLPAFPEGTRSKRYTEFRDGEAQDMYITTHAVTWANRRELDLYAVRNVSRAGDYLVMLSLDGDSSSVEDEGLAIPFTLGVDLLGEAEQGPQYVTDGAAVPASDPAAPSPAASEEAATAPSTGASPEAVATADDVAPASGRALPAVVVVLVGLAVLLVAVLAALVLWGLRRRAGPDGPADPGP; this is encoded by the coding sequence ATGCACCGCTCCGTGCTCGCACCTGCCGCGCTCGCTGCGCTGTCGCTGCTCGTCGGGTCCGTCCCGGCCGCCTCGGCGGTCGGCGCCCCGAGCTCGTCGGAGGCGCCGGAGGTCGTCGTCGTGCTCGACAGCTCCGGCTCGATGGCCGAGGCCGACGCCGGCGGCGGCCAGACCCGGATGGACGCCGCGAAGCAGGCCGTCACCGAGCTCGCGCGGAGCACGCCGGAGGGCACCCGGCTCGGGCTGCGCACCTACGGCGACGGCGTCGACTCCGAGGCGCCCGGCTCCTGCGAGGACACGACGCTCCGCGTACCGGTGGGCCCGGTGGACGCCGACGCCGTCGCCGCCGAGGTCGCCGACCTCGCCCCGCGCGGTGACACGCCGATCGGCACGGCCCTGCTCGCCGCGGCGGAGGACTTCACCGGGGACGCCGCGCAGACCGTCGTGCTCGTCTCCGACGGCGAGCCCACGTGCGACCCCGACCCCTGCCCCGTCGCCGCGGACCTCGCCGCGCGTGGCATCGACCTGCGCATCGACGTCGTCGGGTTCCGCGTCGACGCCGAGGCGCGGGAGGTCCTGCAGTGCGTCGCCGACGCCGGGGGCGGCACCTACGTCGACGCCGCCGATGCCGCCGAGCTGAGCGCCGCGCTCGACACCAGCGCCCTGCGAGGGTTCCGGGTCTACCGCCCGGAGGGCACGCCGGTCGAGGGAGCGCTGGAGGCGACCGGGGCCCCGCTCGTCGAGGAGGGCCAGTACCTCGACGAGATCCGGTCCGACGAGCCCCGGTACTACACGGTGGAGGTCCCGCGCGGCTGGACGGTACGAGCCGGGGCGACCATCACCCGGGGTGACGACCCGCAGCGGCGCGGGGTGCGAGGCATGCTCGTCACCTCCGTCCTCGCACCCGGGGAGGAGCCGCAGTGCGCCTCCAGCATCGACTTCCCCGACAACGCCCGGGGCTCGGCGCCCCTGAGCGGGGGTGTCCTGTCCGGCCCCGACGCGCTGCGCGTCCAGGCGCCTGAGACGTGCCTCGCCGGCGGTCCCCTCCTGGTGCGGGTCGAGTGGACGGGTACCGACCAGCCTGTCGCGCTGCCGATGGAGCTCGTCATCAGCCTCGAACCCCCCGTGCGCGGTAGCGAGGGCCTCGGCGAGGCGGGCGACCGGACGACCGTGTTCCCCGAGCCACCGGCGGTGCCGGACCCGGTCGCGGTGGACGGCGGTCCGAGCTTCAACGACGCGACCGAGCTCCGGCCCGGGGCGTGGTCGGACTCGATGCGCCGGGGGGAGACCGTGTACTACCGGGTGCGGGTCGGCTGGGGGCAGCAGCTCGCGCTGCGCGTCGACTTCCCGAGGCAACCGCCGGACTCCGCGCTGCGGGACTCGCTCCGCGCGGGCACCTACGCCAACGTCCTCGTCTTCGACGAGAACCGCCTGCCGGCGTTCCCCGAGGGAACCAGGAGCAAGCGGTACACGGAGTTCCGCGACGGCGAGGCCCAGGACATGTACATCACGACGCACGCCGTGACGTGGGCCAACCGTCGCGAGCTCGACCTCTACGCCGTGCGCAACGTCAGCCGGGCCGGTGACTACCTCGTCATGCTGTCCCTCGACGGCGACTCGTCGTCCGTCGAGGACGAGGGGCTGGCGATCCCGTTCACGCTCGGCGTCGACCTCCTGGGGGAGGCCGAGCAGGGCCCGCAGTACGTGACCGACGGAGCCGCCGTGCCCGCCTCGGACCCGGCCGCCCCCTCGCCGGCGGCGTCCGAGGAGGCCGCGACCGCACCGTCGACCGGGGCGAGCCCGGAGGCCGTCGCCACCGCCGACGACGTGGCGCCGGCGTCCGGCCGTGCGCTCCCCGCGGTCGTCGTGGTGCTCGTCGGGCTCGCCGTCCTCCTCGTCGCCGTGCTGGCAGCGCTGGTGCTGTGGGGCCTGCGCAGGCGCGCGGGCCCGGACGGGCCCGCCGACCCAGGGCCCTGA
- a CDS encoding serine/threonine-protein kinase, translating to MTATNGPRLLAGRFRVVDLLGSGGMGAVWRVWDEREHRYAAAKVLRLQRADALLRFVAEQGTRVRHPHVLTPTGWAADDDQVLFTMDLVDGGSVADLVGDYGALPAPLVVTLLDQLLQALQAVHAAGVVHRDVTPGNLLLRATGDGPPHLLLSDFGVAVRSDLPRLTTAAEVVGTRGYVAPEVLAGADPAPAADLYTVGAVAVELLTGQRPPPDASAASLRAALDGAAAPWPLLQLVRGLLEEAPQRRPPDAATARSALPAVATDGGVRPGGDGTVAVLRHLPPLPDGWEADGPTAGRSPARTTAGPSSAPGHSGRGLPRWYRPVLGATAGLLLLVLSALGVLLAG from the coding sequence GTGACGGCCACGAACGGCCCGCGGCTGCTCGCCGGCCGGTTCCGGGTCGTCGACCTGCTCGGCTCCGGCGGCATGGGCGCGGTGTGGCGGGTGTGGGACGAGCGCGAGCACCGCTACGCAGCGGCCAAGGTGCTGCGGCTGCAGCGGGCCGACGCGCTGCTCCGCTTCGTCGCGGAGCAGGGCACCCGCGTTCGGCACCCTCACGTGCTGACGCCGACCGGCTGGGCGGCGGACGACGACCAGGTGCTCTTCACGATGGACCTCGTCGACGGCGGGTCGGTCGCCGACCTCGTCGGCGACTACGGCGCCCTGCCCGCGCCCCTGGTCGTCACCCTGCTCGACCAGCTGCTCCAGGCGCTCCAGGCGGTGCACGCGGCCGGGGTCGTCCACCGCGACGTCACGCCCGGCAACCTGCTGCTGCGGGCGACCGGCGACGGGCCGCCGCACCTGCTCCTGTCCGACTTCGGCGTCGCCGTCCGCTCCGACCTGCCCCGGCTCACGACGGCCGCCGAGGTCGTCGGCACCCGCGGCTACGTCGCGCCGGAGGTGCTCGCCGGGGCCGACCCCGCGCCCGCGGCCGACCTGTACACCGTCGGCGCGGTGGCGGTGGAGCTCCTGACGGGGCAGCGCCCGCCGCCGGACGCGTCCGCCGCCTCCCTGCGTGCCGCGCTCGACGGTGCCGCCGCGCCGTGGCCGCTGCTGCAGCTCGTCCGCGGCCTGCTCGAGGAGGCGCCGCAGCGCCGGCCGCCGGACGCGGCCACGGCACGCTCGGCCCTCCCCGCCGTGGCCACGGACGGCGGGGTCCGGCCCGGTGGGGACGGGACCGTCGCCGTCCTCCGTCACCTGCCGCCGCTGCCGGACGGCTGGGAGGCGGACGGGCCCACGGCCGGTCGCTCGCCCGCGCGGACGACGGCGGGTCCGTCGAGCGCCCCAGGGCACAGCGGGCGCGGGCTTCCCCGCTGGTACCGGCCGGTGCTCGGCGCGACGGCCGGTCTCCTGCTGCTCGTGCTCAGCGCCCTCGGCGTGCTCCTCGCGGGCTGA
- a CDS encoding DUF4191 domain-containing protein yields the protein MARTDSTAADPAKQGRLKQFLAVYRLTVQYDKAAPLWVFGSVALVLLVGIGITLLVWNGSVLTLVLGIVTSLLTALVVGLFVLTRRADKALFAQVEGRQGGTAIVMQQLRRGWTTSQEPVAADPRTGDLVFRAVGRPGIVLLVEGPLPRTLRLAEAERKRHARVASGVPVHVLHVGTGEDQTPLRKVSRRLLRLPRTLTGAEVSAVVKRMQALGGLKAPVPKGIDPYRARADRRAMRGR from the coding sequence ATGGCCCGCACGGACAGCACCGCCGCCGACCCCGCCAAGCAGGGCCGGCTCAAGCAGTTCCTCGCCGTCTACCGCCTGACGGTCCAGTACGACAAGGCGGCACCGCTGTGGGTCTTCGGCTCGGTCGCGCTCGTGCTGCTCGTCGGCATCGGCATCACGCTGCTCGTGTGGAACGGCAGCGTCCTCACGCTCGTGCTCGGCATCGTCACGTCGCTGCTGACCGCCCTCGTCGTCGGGCTCTTCGTGCTGACCCGCCGGGCCGACAAGGCGCTGTTCGCGCAGGTGGAGGGCCGGCAGGGCGGCACCGCGATCGTCATGCAGCAGCTGCGCCGCGGCTGGACCACCTCGCAGGAGCCCGTCGCCGCCGATCCGCGCACCGGTGACCTCGTGTTCCGGGCCGTCGGCCGCCCGGGCATCGTGCTGCTCGTCGAGGGCCCGCTGCCGCGCACGCTGCGCCTGGCCGAGGCCGAGCGCAAGCGCCACGCGCGCGTCGCCTCCGGCGTGCCCGTCCACGTCCTGCACGTCGGCACCGGCGAGGACCAGACGCCGCTGCGCAAGGTGTCGCGGCGGCTCCTGCGCCTGCCGCGCACCCTGACCGGCGCGGAGGTCAGCGCCGTCGTCAAGCGCATGCAGGCCCTCGGCGGACTCAAGGCGCCGGTGCCCAAGGGCATCGACCCCTACCGTGCGCGCGCCGACCGCCGGGCGATGCGCGGCCGCTGA
- a CDS encoding RDD family protein, protein MTEGAPEGWSGQRLGLPPSGPGSVASIGRRAVGLLVDWLLAVLVATTFLDGLGSFGPLLVFAVVQVVLVGTIGFSIGHAVAGLTVARVGAGPAGPVAALIRTALLVLVIPAVVLDADSRGLHDRAAGTVVLRR, encoded by the coding sequence GTGACGGAGGGCGCCCCGGAGGGCTGGTCGGGACAGCGCCTGGGACTCCCGCCGAGCGGTCCGGGCTCCGTCGCCTCGATCGGCCGCCGCGCCGTCGGCCTGCTCGTCGACTGGCTGCTCGCGGTCCTCGTCGCCACGACGTTCCTCGACGGGCTCGGCTCCTTCGGGCCGCTGCTCGTGTTCGCGGTCGTGCAGGTGGTGCTCGTCGGCACGATCGGCTTCTCGATCGGTCACGCCGTGGCCGGGCTCACCGTCGCCCGCGTCGGCGCCGGACCGGCGGGGCCGGTCGCCGCGCTCATCCGGACCGCGCTGCTCGTCCTCGTCATCCCGGCCGTGGTCCTCGACGCCGACTCACGCGGCCTCCACGACCGCGCCGCCGGGACGGTCGTCCTCCGCCGCTGA
- a CDS encoding glycoside hydrolase family 3 N-terminal domain-containing protein has protein sequence MVSSERADDEAVRARALDLLARLSPAEKAGQLTQYFYFGGLSDADAGDGPPPSQQAAAVEAALARGEVGSLLFVTDPAETNRLQRLAVQGNRHGIPVLFGYDVIHGLRTVFPVPVAMAASWDPAAVEAGQAVAAREARAVGIQWTFAPMVDIARDPRWGRIVEGAGEDPHLGAAMAAAQVRGFQGDGTDLGADSGRVLATAKHFAAYGAALGGRDYEEADVSDAALWNVYLPPFEAAVAAGAGSVMTAYMPLNGIPATANRWLLRDVLRGAWDFDGFVVSDANAVKNLQTHGVALDPAEAAALALGAGCDMEMAMADAAYGTLEESVAAGRVDLADLDAAVLRVLEAKVRLGLLDNPYVDETRAAEVLADPAHRAAARTAAQRSFVLLRNEGDLLPLRAEDLRRVAVLGPLADSARDTLGPWCFDHDLAETVTVHAGLREALREAGVAVEHAPGVRPYLRPTPSIFDAHGGNQPTVPEDFDDDAELERAVDLARDAGVAVVVVGEWQNLVGEQASRSSLDLPGRQLELLQAVVATGTPVVLLVMSGRPVDLRWAVEHVPAIVQVWYPGSQGGAAVADLLLGAVPPGGRLPFSWPRTVGHAPVIAGHQPSFEPENQDARYWDSPSTPLFPFGHGLGYAPVEYGSLAVGPAETAVGGTVTVQAVVRSTGSRTTDEVVQVYLRQRHGSASLPVRRLVAFERVTLAPGEERRLDFEVGPRHRRHWNAAVRDWVEDATSFDVLVGGSSVTALEGTFRTTAT, from the coding sequence ATGGTCAGCAGCGAGCGGGCCGACGACGAGGCGGTGCGGGCCCGGGCGCTCGACCTGCTCGCGCGGCTGAGCCCGGCCGAGAAGGCAGGCCAGCTCACGCAGTACTTCTACTTCGGCGGCCTGTCCGACGCCGACGCCGGTGACGGCCCGCCACCGTCGCAGCAGGCCGCCGCGGTGGAGGCGGCGCTCGCGCGCGGGGAGGTCGGCTCGCTGCTGTTCGTCACCGACCCGGCCGAGACCAACCGGCTGCAGCGCCTCGCGGTGCAGGGCAACCGGCACGGCATCCCCGTGCTCTTCGGCTACGACGTCATCCACGGGCTGCGGACCGTCTTCCCCGTGCCCGTGGCGATGGCCGCGAGCTGGGACCCGGCCGCGGTCGAGGCCGGGCAGGCCGTCGCGGCGCGGGAGGCGCGTGCCGTCGGCATCCAGTGGACCTTCGCGCCGATGGTCGACATCGCCCGCGACCCGCGCTGGGGGCGCATCGTCGAGGGGGCCGGTGAGGACCCGCACCTCGGCGCCGCGATGGCGGCGGCGCAGGTGCGCGGCTTCCAGGGCGACGGCACCGACCTCGGCGCCGACAGCGGACGGGTCCTCGCGACGGCGAAGCACTTCGCCGCCTACGGCGCCGCTCTCGGCGGGCGCGACTACGAGGAGGCCGACGTCTCCGACGCCGCGCTGTGGAACGTCTACCTGCCGCCGTTCGAGGCCGCGGTCGCCGCGGGCGCGGGCAGCGTCATGACGGCGTACATGCCGCTGAACGGCATCCCCGCGACCGCCAACCGCTGGCTGCTGCGCGACGTGCTGCGCGGGGCCTGGGACTTCGACGGGTTCGTCGTGAGCGACGCGAACGCGGTGAAGAACCTGCAGACGCACGGCGTCGCGCTCGACCCCGCCGAGGCCGCCGCTCTCGCGCTCGGCGCGGGGTGCGACATGGAGATGGCGATGGCGGACGCCGCCTACGGCACGCTCGAGGAGTCGGTCGCGGCCGGCCGGGTCGACCTCGCCGACCTCGACGCCGCCGTCCTGCGCGTGCTCGAGGCGAAGGTCCGGCTCGGGCTGCTCGACAACCCCTACGTCGACGAGACGCGGGCCGCGGAGGTGCTCGCCGACCCCGCCCACCGCGCGGCCGCCCGCACCGCCGCGCAACGGTCCTTCGTGCTGCTGCGCAACGAGGGCGACCTGCTGCCGCTGCGCGCCGAGGACCTGCGGCGCGTGGCGGTGCTCGGGCCGCTCGCCGACTCCGCCCGCGACACCCTCGGCCCCTGGTGCTTCGACCACGACCTCGCCGAGACCGTCACGGTGCACGCCGGGCTCCGCGAGGCGCTGCGGGAGGCCGGCGTCGCGGTCGAGCACGCGCCCGGCGTCCGCCCGTACCTGCGGCCGACCCCCTCGATCTTCGACGCGCACGGCGGCAACCAGCCGACCGTCCCCGAGGACTTCGACGACGACGCCGAGCTCGAGCGGGCCGTCGACCTGGCCCGCGACGCCGGCGTCGCCGTCGTGGTCGTCGGCGAGTGGCAGAACCTCGTCGGCGAGCAGGCGTCCCGGTCGTCCCTCGACCTGCCCGGCCGCCAGCTCGAGCTGCTGCAGGCCGTCGTCGCGACCGGCACCCCGGTCGTGCTGCTCGTCATGAGCGGCCGGCCGGTCGACCTCCGCTGGGCGGTCGAGCACGTGCCGGCCATCGTGCAGGTCTGGTACCCCGGCAGCCAGGGCGGGGCCGCGGTCGCCGACCTGCTGCTGGGTGCGGTGCCACCCGGCGGCAGGTTGCCGTTCTCCTGGCCCCGGACGGTCGGGCACGCGCCCGTCATCGCCGGCCACCAGCCGTCCTTCGAGCCCGAGAACCAGGACGCGCGCTACTGGGACTCCCCCAGCACCCCGCTGTTCCCCTTCGGGCACGGCCTCGGCTACGCACCGGTGGAGTACGGCAGCCTCGCCGTCGGGCCCGCCGAGACGGCCGTGGGCGGGACCGTCACGGTGCAGGCGGTCGTGCGCAGCACCGGCTCGCGCACGACCGACGAGGTCGTGCAGGTGTACCTGCGTCAGCGGCACGGCTCGGCCTCGCTGCCGGTGCGCCGGCTCGTCGCCTTCGAGCGGGTGACGCTCGCCCCGGGCGAGGAGCGCAGGCTCGACTTCGAGGTCGGCCCCCGGCACCGGCGGCACTGGAACGCGGCCGTGCGGGACTGGGTGGAGGACGCGACGTCGTTCGACGTGCTGGTCGGCGGCAGCTCCGTGACGGCGCTCGAGGGGACGTTCCGGACGACCGCGACCTGA
- the glnA gene encoding type I glutamate--ammonia ligase — protein sequence MFSSSDEVLKYIAEEGVEFVDVRFCDLPGIMQHFTLPAAAFDASAFEDGQMFDGSSIRGFQAIHESDMKLIPDPATAYVDPYRAAKTLVITHSIVDPFTGEPYSRDPRQVATRAEAYLKGTGIADTAFFGPEAEFYVFDDVRFETKQNTGYYEIDSEEAQWNTGRSEEGGNRGYKTRYKSGYFPVSPTDHQADLRDDMVRTLGQVGLEVERAHHEVGAAGQAEINYRFNTLLHAADDVMKFKYVIKNTAWKHGKTATFMPKPVFGDNGSGMHCHQSLWKDGEPLFFDEAGYGGLSDTARWYIGGILAHAPALLAFTNPTVNSYHRLVPGFEAPVNLVYSARNRSAAIRVPITGSSPKAKRIEFRAPDPSSNPYLAFAAMLMAGIDGIKNRIEPPAPVDKDLYELPPEEHADIAQVPTTLPEVLKALQEDHEFLTEGDVFTPDLIETWVDWKTQNEVLPIQSRPHPHEFELYYDI from the coding sequence ATGTTCAGCTCGTCCGACGAGGTCCTGAAGTACATCGCGGAGGAGGGTGTCGAGTTCGTCGACGTCCGCTTCTGCGACCTGCCCGGCATCATGCAGCACTTCACGCTGCCGGCCGCCGCCTTCGACGCCTCGGCCTTCGAGGACGGCCAGATGTTCGACGGGTCGTCGATCCGCGGCTTCCAGGCGATCCACGAGTCCGACATGAAGCTCATCCCGGACCCGGCGACGGCCTACGTCGACCCCTACCGCGCGGCGAAGACGCTCGTCATCACGCACTCGATCGTCGACCCCTTCACCGGCGAGCCCTACAGCCGCGACCCGCGCCAGGTCGCGACCCGGGCCGAGGCGTACCTCAAGGGGACGGGCATCGCCGACACCGCGTTCTTCGGCCCCGAGGCCGAGTTCTACGTCTTCGACGACGTGCGCTTCGAGACGAAGCAGAACACCGGCTACTACGAGATCGACTCCGAGGAGGCCCAGTGGAACACGGGCCGCTCCGAGGAGGGCGGCAACCGCGGCTACAAGACGCGGTACAAGTCGGGCTACTTCCCGGTCTCCCCCACCGACCACCAGGCCGACCTGCGCGACGACATGGTCCGCACCCTGGGCCAGGTCGGCCTCGAGGTCGAGCGCGCCCACCACGAGGTCGGCGCCGCGGGCCAGGCGGAGATCAACTACAGGTTCAACACGCTGCTGCACGCCGCCGACGACGTCATGAAGTTCAAGTACGTCATCAAGAACACGGCGTGGAAGCACGGCAAGACCGCGACGTTCATGCCGAAGCCCGTGTTCGGCGACAACGGCTCGGGCATGCACTGCCACCAGTCGCTGTGGAAGGACGGCGAGCCGCTGTTCTTCGACGAGGCCGGCTACGGCGGGCTGTCGGACACCGCCCGCTGGTACATCGGCGGCATCCTCGCCCACGCGCCCGCGCTGCTCGCCTTCACCAACCCGACGGTCAACAGCTACCACCGTCTCGTGCCGGGCTTCGAGGCGCCGGTCAACCTCGTGTACTCCGCGCGCAACCGTTCCGCGGCGATCCGCGTGCCGATCACGGGCTCCTCGCCGAAGGCCAAGCGCATCGAGTTCCGCGCGCCGGACCCCTCGAGCAACCCGTACCTCGCGTTCGCAGCCATGCTCATGGCGGGCATCGACGGCATCAAGAACCGCATCGAGCCGCCCGCGCCGGTCGACAAGGACCTCTACGAGCTCCCCCCCGAGGAGCACGCCGACATCGCGCAGGTGCCGACCACGCTGCCCGAGGTGCTGAAGGCGCTGCAGGAGGACCACGAGTTCCTCACCGAGGGCGACGTGTTCACCCCCGACCTCATCGAGACGTGGGTCGACTGGAAGACGCAGAACGAGGTCCTGCCGATCCAGTCCCGCCCGCACCCGCACGAGTTCGAGCTGTACTACGACATCTGA